The DNA sequence TTCATTAATGTACAGACACAGTAAACAAAGGATGGAACTAAATTTCGGtgaacaaaagagaaaaattaatttTGTCTCCATCCAACCACTTCAATTCCTCCGACATTTCCCTGTCTTTGTTCCTTAGTTTTGTCTGTTCTTTGTTCCGCAAAGAAGTTCTCCGAACTTTCTCTTCCTTCCTTTGTTTTGCTGTCAGTGTTTGTGGATCTCTTCCTTCTGGCATGGAATTTTTTGCCGTGTTCTTTTGATTCTTTACGATCGTAGACTCATATAGTTGTTCTTCACCCACATTGTTGTTTCTATAAGGGTCGAACTCAAAAAAGTTCTGGAGTttgttttccttggccatgtAGTTTTCAAACTCATTCCCTAGCAGACTCCTCAAATAATTGAATTGAATCAGCCGATACCATGACGGTAATACCAGTTCTTTTTCACAAAGAGGTATACGTTTTCCCGGGAAATGAAGAGTCTTGAAATACTTCACAACATGTGAGTTCATGTTTAGACTGctcaatttcttcaaaatcatcTCCCTGAGTGTTTTTCTCAACTGCGAATATGGCAAGCTTGAATCATTTGCTCCATTCCAGAATTTGTCAAGGCTATCAATCTCGAAAATCAATGCTAGTGCTTCACATGCTGCCGCATGAACTATGTCATCATTGTTGTCCAACAGGTTCATGAAGAAGGAAATTGCCCCTGTCCAATAGTTCAATCCCCCTTTTTCCATGCTAGTAAGAAGAAACAGCCAAGAATATATTGCAGCAACTAGGATCTCCGAAGAATGCTTCTTTCGGTTATTTACATCATCACTACCGGATTCCGATTTGAAATTCATCATGAAGTCCCAAATAACCTTCATTCCAGCTTGAGTCTCCTCTGCATTAATTCCACCGAAAAAGGTAACAACTCCCAAACATTCCAACATCTTTGTTGTGTTGGTTCCAGCCTTCTTTAGACAAGCACTGGTGGAAGATACAGCAAGAAACTCCCTGTAAATTTCAGACATCTTGTCTTGACAATCGACGATGATTGAGAGCAAGCCGATAACTTTCAATGAATACTGAACCTCTTTGGTGGAACCCTTCTTTACACCGCACAAGCATCGGTAGAGAAGCTCTACAACATAATTCTTTTTCAAGTCTTCATGATCCAACTCTTGGTTTAGCAGTGCAATTACTCCGGCCAACGCCTTGGCTCGCACCGGTCCACGTTTGTCATACAACTTGTCAATTAACCAAGGAGAGGCTTTTGCAGGTTGAGCTGCTACTTGAGGTGTGTTTTCCACAATCACAGCAGTCGCAGCATCATCTTGATCATGTTGTCTAGTTTCTATTTCGCGTTTAATCTCGCGCTTTATTGACCCTGGTGTTTCTGTGTCCTGGAGCTTTTTTCTAAGTGTTTGAGTGTCGATCCTGTGAATATCTTGCATGGGAGCGGAGAGAACGTCTCTTTTTCTTGGTGGAGCAACCTTTTGTCTAGATGCCTTGAAGTTCGAAGAAGCAGAACTTGTTCTCCTGACGCAGTTTGAAGGGCCAGAAGAAGAACGGTTGTAGTTACCTCTCATCATCCTGCCCATTTTCGAATGACCCTTTGAGAATTCAAAAGGTTGAGGTGAGAGCAGATGCCAAATTTGGTGTTGAAATTGGGATGGAAGTGATGGTGGCGATAGGTGATGTATATAAAGGGTTTTGTTTTGCGTTCCTATTCCCACCTGGTTACAGAATCCTCCTCCAACACGGATTAGGAATTTCCTATCTCCTACTTGAATTTAAGTCCTATTGGTTACCTCTTCCTAATTCTTTGGTTTACCCCTTTCCTATTAGGAAATGGTAATGAACGGTCTTTTAGTCAATATTCCTTTTTCAATTGTTTAATTATAATATatctaaaaagaaaatttattttaatatttttcttttaggtAAAATACGTAAATAGGTAGATAGGTTAAAAgatgattaacaaaaaaaatgtctCGCAATTAATCCCAGCAAGGCAGCAAGGAAAGGATTTGCCATGAATCTTCAATTTATTCGATGGCCATCCCAGCAAGGCAGCAAGTAAAGGATTGGTTACTAACTACTTAAAATCTTGCAATTGTTGCACTTTGCAACAAATTAACAATGCAATTCATGTGTTAATTgacaaatacaaaagaaaaagtgaaagaGAAGGGTCTGCTAAATTGGACGCTACCCTTTGTACGACACTTGGTCTTTGTGGGATGTCCTATCTTTCTCAACCTGTCTGCGACAAAAAGCCAGAGTCCCTACACCGGAAAATTTCAATCACACACAATGTTGAAACCAATGACAGACTAAAAGTTCAGTCTCTAACCATCGACATGGAATAGTATTGTGTAGGTCGGATGTGCTGTTGGGTCAAAAAAATCTTACGTTTCATTAGTGGGTCGGACGTGCATCTTGGAACCACCTATCTATCACTACACAGAGAGTGCTGCTGCTACTTGCAGCCATGGGACCTCTCTCGATCTCTTTCATCTACAGCAGTATCACTATTTGAATTTGTAGCCTTAAGGACAAGCGTGGGACTTGGATAAGCTAAAAGCACTAGGATTCAAATTATAGCTTTTCCCACAGACATGGCTTGGTGCTTCTCCCTCTGTGATATTTATTAAGTACTATTATTAGTTGTCACGATTGGAGCTTTTCCAAGTTTTATTTCCACAGACCAAACATTAATGGTTCTGGGCTGGCATTCATCACATTTCAAAAGTTACTCTTTGAACATGCCGTTCAAAGCCCCCTTTGCAATCTGAACCCAACAGTTTCAGAAATATTTGCAACAAATGTTCCCCTCAACTCTAGAGACGGATAATCAACACACTTCAAATGTTAAACAACTACTAACCTAAAAAATTTAAGCTGAAAACACGAACTTGGATTTATCTTTgtgtaaagaaagaaaaggagctGCATTATCAACAGTAAACCCATTGGATACTAACAATACATAGTAAAGCAATAATATATATGATAAAGAAGGGGTTTGGGGTCTTTTTAAACATGCCGGTTTTGACAGAGTGTGACACAGTAAAGCAATAATATATATGATAAAGAAGGCACATTGTTGGTGTTTTATGGTAAAGAATATAGAAATCAATGATTGCAACCACGCTCCAAAGTCCAATCATTCAAATaatggagaaggagaagaagatgaaatggttGAGGGCTTCTCTGGCGTATAGGACTACACGTGCAATAAGCAATATGAGTTGCTTGCcttaaaaaaaactttaaaacgagttcatatacatacatacatatatatatatatatatgtacgtatCTTTTGGGGATCATTATTTGGATAAAAGACTCGTATATACTTGAAGGTTTTCAAAAGAGTTTCTATTTTGGCATTGCATTATTGTTTATTAGGAAACACTTTGGTGAGAGATTACACTCAACAATCAACTATATAATAAAACCAAACCCTTTTATTTGTATTAATGCATAGTGCatgattgagttttgattaTAATATCCATATGTTTCATTCTTAAGTAAATGACATAACCACATGATTCACACCCCAATTGAAATTGTATTTTTTCAACAGTTTCTTGTAAGATAGATTTATCTTGAATATCTGATTGGTGTGAATAAGTCGGTGTTTTGGCTGGAATTGCCTATCAAAATGACTTGCTCGATTAGAAGAATTGAGAAATTACGACCGACATCTTTAATGATAATTGATTGATCGctaatttaatatttagaatcAAGCTAGCATTTAATGATGACGAAAGAAGATAACGATGATTGGGTGCAAGGTGCATCTAGCTAGCCACTACACTCGCCCAACTGGCTAGTTtacgaagaagaagagaattagtCGATTATATCGTGAGTCTTTcaaaaaactcaaaactataCTGAAACCGAAGTATATATCAAGTTTAAGTCGTAACGAAACTGTTTTCGTGTTTTTCAATGTAATATGCAAACCCCAGTGAAAGATGACCAAATATTTGAGAAATTGAGTACTTAAATGAAATCACAGATCAAGTTGTAATGACATTAACTTGTGATCGATGTTACAAGCTTTGTTGCTAGAGAGAGGTTACGAAATTTAATAACAAGAAACAACAAACGTATAAGCCAGACCCTAATATTATTTCATTTCAAGTCTTGCACAGTATCTCTGTCTTCCTAAAAAGCCAACTCCTTTCCCGGCTAAGTTTTTTCTTATACTCTTTCTCCACAAGCAAAACCCTACCCAACTCAAAACCTTTATACAAATGCAACCACACCACCACTGATAGacccaccacaaccaccatgcCTCGCCGTCACCAATCATCCTCTCCGCTCCTCTCTCTGCCGGTTCTCATCATCCTCCTCCCCACCATCATCTTACTCTTCCTCATCTACACCATCCCTCCACTTCTATCCCTCACCTCCCAACTCCTCCAGCCCACCGTCTCCGTCAAGAGAAGCTGGGACTCCCTCAACGTCTTCCTCGTCATCTTCGCTATTCTCTGCGGCGTTTTCGCTAGAAAAAACGACGACGGCTTGCCTGATCCCGACGACGATCACGTCCATATTCACAATGCTTCCGACCCTTTACTTGGTTCGGCCATTAACAGAACCACCTCATCTCCACAACCAGAACCAGCACTTCTTATTCCGCAGCAGCAATGGTTTGGATACTCGGAGAGAACGTCCAAGATGTATGACACTCCGGTTAGGACCCCGGAAAACGTCGGCGGGGGCCGGTTGAGGAGGAGAAGCTCGTACCCGGATCTGAGGCAAGCTGAGTCTCTGTGGCAAACTGTAGATGATGATCAAAGTAAGTGTCAGTTTCGTTTCTTTGATGACTTCGAAATAAGCAATTATAGAACTCACCGACACCACAGAGAGAGCAGCTCCGATGATGTTAAGGAGATTCCGGTGGATACTTTCGTACTTCAATCTTCTTCACCTGCTCCAAAGCCTCCGGCACCATCGcccccaccacctcctcctcctccgccgcgtCATGAGAAACAAAGGACGTATGAGACTGTTGGCCGACGTAAAGTGGAAGATGTGAAAGTCGAGGAAGTTCGATCTACGCCACCACCGACACCTCCGCCTCCACCGCCTCCGCGGCCAGTAGCTCCGCCGTCGCCAATGCGGGTTAGATCGGACCAGAAGCACGGGAGGCTTGAACGGAGGAAGAGTAACGTGAAGAAGGAGATAGCGATGGTATGGAATTCAGTTCTGTCCAatcagagaaagagaaagaggaggCAGAAGACTACAAGAAACAACATTTACGATACTGCCACTCCGGAACCTCCGCCGGAACAACAGCAACCGCCGCCGCCTCCGCCTCCGCCACCGCCTTCTTCTGTTTTTCATAATTTATTCAAGAAGGGAAGCAAAACTAAAAAGGTACATTCGGTCTCAACCacagcaccaccaccacctccgccgccgccgccgccgacaGTTTCAGCACGAAAACATCGAACCCGGAGCTCTAATCCGCCACCGGCACCGACAACCCCGCCGCGTCCACCACCCGCAGCACACTCCCGGCGCCGGCCACCATTGCCGACAAAACCAAGCACCTCCTACGAGGACAATGTGAACAGCGGCTGCCAGAGCCCGCTGATTCCGattccgccgccgccgccgttcAAAATGCCGGAGCTGAAGTTTTTCGTGAAGGGAGACTTTGTTAAGATACGGAGCTCCCAGAGCTCACGGTGTGGGTCCCCTGAaccggaggaggaagatgatGCAATGCCAGGTGGCAAGGGAGAGTCACAGTCATCGACAGTGAAGATAGCCGACGGTGGAGATGGAGCTGGTCGCGGGTCGCCGTCGGTGTTCTGCCCCAGCCCTGATGTTAACGCGAAAGCTGACAACTTCATTGCGAGGCTTAGAGATGAGTGGAGGCTCGAGAAGATGAACTCACTCAGGGAAAAGACGATGAAATGATCGAAATTACCGCAGTACTGATTAATTTTTACCCTTTTTTACTGGGTTGCATACACAGATTTACAGTCAAGTTAACACATTACAGTATGGTACAGAGAGTATGGTGGTAATTAAAGAAAACATTAAACATGGGAAGGCAAGCAAACTAGGGCTCTGATTGTGTTTTTTTGTTCATCTTTTGGAGCACCACCGTTTGGATTCTTGGTCTGATGATATGGATATGAGTAATGAGTGtgtataatcatattacttTGGGGCAATGGGTTTCCGGGTGTGatcttattttttttcctcacgTCTCGGAGGTCATTGTCGAAATATGGAGTTTGGATTTCAGATTTCGCATGTATTGTTGATGCTGGTATTGTACAAGGTATGTTCTTGAGTTATGAAATTGACCTATTTGATTAGAGAAGCATGTATGAGCAGAGTAGGTCTCTGAAATCTCATGGTGCTTTAATTTTACCTGTTCTTGTTTGCATTTGCTCTATGAGACCAAATGAGCTGTGAGGATGGGATCATTTGCTTTATGTCAAATTTAAAGAAAATGGGGCAAGCTAGGTGGGGAACTGGGGTGGTTTAAAGTAAAAGAGAAGTCACTGATGaaacagaatccagtacaggaAATGATTGCAACTCAGACCAACAAAAGAAATGATTGCAACAACTAAAATTCAAGAATGGTATGAGCCCTATTAGGCAATTTAAGG is a window from the Rosa chinensis cultivar Old Blush chromosome 2, RchiOBHm-V2, whole genome shotgun sequence genome containing:
- the LOC112190826 gene encoding pollen-specific leucine-rich repeat extensin-like protein 1 isoform X2; the encoded protein is MPRRHQSSSPLLSLPVLIILLPTIILLFLIYTIPPLLSLTSQLLQPTVSVKRSWDSLNVFLVIFAILCGVFARKNDDGLPDPDDDHVHIHNASDPLLGSAINRTTSSPQPEPALLIPQQQWFGYSERTSKMYDTPVRTPENVGGGRLRRRSSYPDLRQAESLWQTVDDDQSKCQFRFFDDFEISNYRTHRHHRESSSDDVKEIPVDTFVLQSSSPAPKPPAPSPPPPPPPPPRHEKQRTYETVGRRKVEDVKVEEVRSTPPPTPPPPPPPRPVAPPSPMRVRSDQKHGRLERRKSNVKKEIAMVWNSVLSNQRKRKRRQKTTRNNIYDTATPEPPPEQQQPPPPPPPPPPSSVFHNLFKKGSKTKKVHSVSTTAPPPPPPPPPPTVSARKHRTRSSNPPPAPTTPPRPPPAAHSRRRPPLPTKPSTSYEDNVNSGCQSPLIPIPPPPPFKMPELKFFVKGDFVKIRSSQSSRCGSPEPEEEDDAMPGGKGESQSSTVRGSPSVFCPSPDVNAKADNFIARLRDEWRLEKMNSLREKTMK
- the LOC112183565 gene encoding uncharacterized protein LOC112183565 codes for the protein MGRMMRGNYNRSSSGPSNCVRRTSSASSNFKASRQKVAPPRKRDVLSAPMQDIHRIDTQTLRKKLQDTETPGSIKREIKREIETRQHDQDDAATAVIVENTPQVAAQPAKASPWLIDKLYDKRGPVRAKALAGVIALLNQELDHEDLKKNYVVELLYRCLCGVKKGSTKEVQYSLKVIGLLSIIVDCQDKMSEIYREFLAVSSTSACLKKAGTNTTKMLECLGVVTFFGGINAEETQAGMKVIWDFMMNFKSESGSDDVNNRKKHSSEILVAAIYSWLFLLTSMEKGGLNYWTGAISFFMNLLDNNDDIVHAAACEALALIFEIDSLDKFWNGANDSSLPYSQLRKTLREMILKKLSSLNMNSHVVKYFKTLHFPGKRIPLCEKELVLPSWYRLIQFNYLRSLLGNEFENYMAKENKLQNFFEFDPYRNNNVGEEQLYESTIVKNQKNTAKNSMPEGRDPQTLTAKQRKEEKVRRTSLRNKEQTKLRNKDREMSEELKWLDGDKINFSLLFTEI
- the LOC112190826 gene encoding histone-lysine N-methyltransferase 2B isoform X1; protein product: MPRRHQSSSPLLSLPVLIILLPTIILLFLIYTIPPLLSLTSQLLQPTVSVKRSWDSLNVFLVIFAILCGVFARKNDDGLPDPDDDHVHIHNASDPLLGSAINRTTSSPQPEPALLIPQQQWFGYSERTSKMYDTPVRTPENVGGGRLRRRSSYPDLRQAESLWQTVDDDQSKCQFRFFDDFEISNYRTHRHHRESSSDDVKEIPVDTFVLQSSSPAPKPPAPSPPPPPPPPPRHEKQRTYETVGRRKVEDVKVEEVRSTPPPTPPPPPPPRPVAPPSPMRVRSDQKHGRLERRKSNVKKEIAMVWNSVLSNQRKRKRRQKTTRNNIYDTATPEPPPEQQQPPPPPPPPPPSSVFHNLFKKGSKTKKVHSVSTTAPPPPPPPPPPTVSARKHRTRSSNPPPAPTTPPRPPPAAHSRRRPPLPTKPSTSYEDNVNSGCQSPLIPIPPPPPFKMPELKFFVKGDFVKIRSSQSSRCGSPEPEEEDDAMPGGKGESQSSTVKIADGGDGAGRGSPSVFCPSPDVNAKADNFIARLRDEWRLEKMNSLREKTMK